In Natranaerovirga hydrolytica, a single window of DNA contains:
- a CDS encoding NUDIX domain-containing protein: protein MIEYLGREVEVKIDRPLGSKHPDHGFVYPINYGFIEGTKAADNEEIDAYVLGIFEPISTYRGKVIGIIKRNNDVEDKLIVANDLNSYDKYQIKALTEFQERFFDTEIITYDYLRSSIRNTVRGLIKKGNKILVLEEKYQGEKYYFLPGGGIEYLEKSQEALYREMKEELNVDIVESQLMHVIDNIFEANGIKAHEATQIYEVKVSGIEELKDGDRMDKDLMPSKIRWIDIEELRKEIAPLYPEELKGLLSRD from the coding sequence ATGATTGAATACCTAGGAAGAGAAGTTGAGGTAAAAATAGATAGGCCATTAGGAAGTAAGCATCCAGATCACGGTTTTGTTTACCCCATTAATTATGGATTTATTGAAGGAACCAAAGCCGCAGATAATGAAGAAATTGATGCATATGTTCTTGGTATATTTGAACCAATAAGTACTTATAGAGGGAAAGTTATAGGAATAATTAAGAGAAATAATGATGTTGAAGATAAGTTAATAGTAGCTAACGATTTAAATAGTTATGATAAGTATCAAATAAAAGCTTTAACAGAATTTCAAGAAAGATTTTTTGATACAGAAATAATAACCTACGATTATTTAAGAAGTTCAATTCGAAATACTGTTCGGGGATTAATAAAAAAAGGCAATAAGATTCTTGTACTAGAAGAAAAGTATCAAGGAGAAAAATATTATTTTTTACCTGGTGGAGGAATTGAGTATTTAGAGAAAAGTCAAGAAGCTTTATATCGAGAAATGAAAGAGGAATTGAATGTAGATATAGTAGAGAGTCAATTAATGCACGTAATAGACAATATTTTTGAAGCAAACGGAATAAAAGCACACGAGGCTACACAAATATATGAGGTTAAAGTAAGTGGAATTGAAGAATTGAAGGATGGGGATAGAATGGATAAAGATTTAATGCCCAGTAAAATTCGGTGGATAGATATTGAAGAATTAAGAAAAGAAATTGCACCATTGTATCCGGAAGAATTGAAGGGGTTACTGTCTAGGGATTAA
- a CDS encoding tRNA-binding protein, whose protein sequence is MATFDDFLKLDIRVGEIIKAEVFEKAKKPAYKLWVDFGDEIGIKKSSAQITECYRCEELIDKQVLGVVNFPPRQIGDFMSEVLILGVYGSQGVVLIQPEQPVKKGDRLG, encoded by the coding sequence ATGGCTACGTTTGATGATTTTTTGAAACTAGATATTAGAGTAGGAGAGATTATTAAAGCAGAAGTTTTTGAAAAAGCTAAAAAGCCTGCATATAAACTATGGGTTGATTTTGGTGATGAAATCGGTATAAAAAAGTCAAGTGCTCAAATAACGGAATGCTATAGATGTGAAGAGTTGATTGATAAGCAAGTTTTAGGAGTAGTAAACTTCCCACCAAGACAAATTGGTGATTTCATGTCAGAAGTGTTAATATTGGGAGTATATGGGTCACAAGGAGTCGTATTAATTCAACCAGAACAGCCGGTTAAAAAAGGTGATCGATTAGGTTAA
- a CDS encoding sugar phosphate isomerase/epimerase family protein has protein sequence MITIYDWFGYELPIKERYRLIKEAGFDGVLLWWSDGFGRNDYRNGPQIAREVGLFIENIHTPVQNQNNLWLDNLDGETLTDCYLQCVSDCAEFEIPTMVVHLPNEDYPYNELGLDRIKRITEKAEQLGVNVALENLRNLTNLEYVLEQVDSLRIGFCYDCGHHYRYYPGKDLLSKYGSRVMALHLHDNGGEYEQHRLPFDGTIDWSVAMKKIAETGYSGATAIEAMNWDYKDLSAEEFLQEAFQRAKRLEALKLYNP, from the coding sequence ATGATTACCATTTATGATTGGTTTGGCTATGAATTACCCATAAAAGAACGTTATCGGTTAATAAAAGAAGCTGGATTTGATGGCGTTTTATTATGGTGGAGTGATGGCTTTGGTCGGAACGATTATCGCAACGGGCCACAAATTGCGAGGGAAGTGGGGCTTTTTATAGAAAATATCCACACCCCAGTCCAAAATCAAAACAACCTCTGGCTTGACAATCTGGACGGTGAAACCTTAACCGATTGTTATTTGCAATGTGTTTCAGATTGCGCAGAATTCGAAATTCCCACAATGGTGGTGCACCTGCCCAACGAAGACTATCCATATAATGAGTTGGGACTGGATAGAATTAAGCGAATCACTGAAAAAGCTGAACAGCTTGGTGTCAATGTTGCACTAGAGAATTTACGGAACCTTACCAATTTGGAATATGTGCTGGAGCAAGTGGATTCCTTACGTATAGGGTTCTGTTATGACTGTGGGCATCACTACCGCTACTATCCGGGTAAAGATTTATTATCTAAGTATGGCTCCCGGGTGATGGCATTACATTTGCATGATAACGGCGGAGAGTATGAGCAACACCGGTTACCCTTTGATGGTACGATTGATTGGTCTGTAGCCATGAAAAAAATTGCAGAAACGGGTTATTCTGGTGCCACTGCAATAGAGGCTATGAATTGGGATTATAAGGATTTATCGGCAGAAGAGTTTTTACAAGAAGCGTTTCAGCGAGCAAAAAGGCTGGAAGCCTTAAAACTTTATAATCCATGA
- a CDS encoding transglutaminase-like domain-containing protein: MVKLILETSNLIDYLAEDHNIDFNHLVIREKVKELYQECESDISKIKKAYEFVRDEIAHSWDIGSTRITKRASEVLVYKEGICYAKSNLFAALLRAVNIPTGFCYQRLTIGNAPETGYCIHALNAVYLSEFHK, translated from the coding sequence ATGGTGAAGTTAATACTTGAAACGTCAAATTTAATAGATTACTTAGCAGAAGATCATAACATTGATTTTAATCATTTAGTAATTAGAGAAAAAGTTAAAGAGCTTTATCAAGAGTGTGAAAGTGACATTTCAAAAATAAAAAAGGCATATGAATTTGTTCGAGATGAGATAGCTCATTCATGGGATATAGGAAGTACACGTATTACAAAAAGAGCATCAGAGGTATTGGTTTATAAAGAAGGTATTTGCTATGCAAAGTCTAATTTGTTTGCAGCCTTATTGCGTGCAGTCAATATACCAACAGGGTTTTGTTATCAAAGACTGACTATTGGTAATGCACCTGAAACAGGCTATTGTATCCATGCCTTGAATGCAGTGTATTTATCGGAATTTCATAAATAG
- a CDS encoding GNAT family N-acetyltransferase → MIIRIEELSMNAWPSLQTHLYDGWILRFSQGYTKRANSINPIYSSDANIEEKIKNCEKTYLTKGLPIIYKLTKACYPKNLDKILESKGYKKIDETSVQILNITEDYSLEKVSGLDIEYEFTQDWINSFVECSNTQNESTIGIMTQMLKNIIGDKICVKMKLDNQIVGCGFGVIEENYMGIFDIIVREEDRGQGIGKAIMQEILKEAQKRNVCKAYLQVVVGNSVAESLYNKLGFREKYRYWYRIKNSSI, encoded by the coding sequence ATGATTATAAGAATAGAAGAATTATCTATGAATGCATGGCCATCATTACAAACTCATTTATATGATGGTTGGATTTTGAGATTTTCTCAAGGATATACCAAAAGAGCCAATTCTATAAATCCAATATACTCATCTGATGCAAACATAGAAGAAAAGATTAAGAACTGTGAGAAAACATATTTGACTAAAGGCTTGCCAATAATTTATAAGTTAACTAAAGCCTGTTATCCTAAAAATCTTGATAAAATTTTAGAAAGTAAAGGATATAAGAAGATAGATGAAACATCTGTACAAATCTTAAATATAACAGAAGATTATTCTTTAGAAAAAGTTAGTGGATTGGATATTGAATATGAGTTTACACAAGACTGGATTAATTCGTTTGTAGAGTGTTCTAACACTCAAAATGAGTCAACCATTGGAATCATGACGCAGATGCTAAAGAACATTATAGGAGATAAGATATGTGTCAAAATGAAACTGGATAATCAAATAGTAGGCTGTGGATTTGGAGTAATTGAAGAAAACTATATGGGTATATTTGATATAATCGTAAGAGAAGAAGACAGAGGACAAGGGATAGGAAAAGCAATAATGCAAGAAATATTAAAAGAAGCCCAAAAAAGAAATGTTTGTAAAGCTTATTTACAAGTAGTAGTTGGAAATTCTGTAGCTGAGAGTCTATATAATAAACTTGGCTTTAGAGAAAAATATAGATATTGGTATAGAATTAAAAATAGTTCAATTTAG
- a CDS encoding alpha/beta fold hydrolase, which translates to MPYIFIHGLGQNSSSWDKMLSLMTQPIPTVCPDLFGLLNNKEVTYENLYDAFAEYCNNISGPLNLCGLSLGGVLALNYAIDYPTKVQSLVLISAQYKMPKKLLKFQNIIFRLMPEVAFKSMGIKKRDCIGLISSMIDLDFTKKLNNISCHTLIICGSKDGANKKAAKKLAHNISKSQLHLIKKTGHEVNIEAPEKLVSILRL; encoded by the coding sequence ATGCCATATATTTTTATTCATGGGCTTGGACAAAATTCATCAAGTTGGGACAAAATGCTTTCCTTGATGACGCAACCTATTCCTACAGTATGCCCAGACTTGTTTGGACTCCTCAATAACAAAGAAGTCACTTATGAGAACTTGTACGATGCCTTTGCAGAGTATTGCAATAATATTTCTGGCCCCCTCAATCTGTGCGGGCTTTCTTTAGGAGGCGTTCTTGCGTTGAATTATGCAATAGATTATCCTACGAAAGTACAGTCACTGGTGCTAATCAGTGCACAGTATAAAATGCCTAAAAAGTTACTTAAATTTCAAAATATTATTTTTCGCTTGATGCCAGAGGTTGCTTTTAAAAGTATGGGCATTAAAAAGAGGGATTGCATTGGATTAATAAGTTCTATGATTGATTTAGATTTTACCAAGAAATTGAACAATATATCTTGTCATACTTTAATTATTTGTGGTTCAAAAGATGGTGCCAATAAGAAAGCAGCAAAAAAGTTAGCCCATAACATATCAAAGTCCCAGCTTCATTTAATAAAGAAGACAGGCCATGAAGTGAACATAGAAGCCCCTGAGAAATTAGTAAGCATCTTAAGATTATAA
- a CDS encoding helix-turn-helix domain-containing protein has translation MMDSKKVGSFISELRKKKNMTQQELGNKLNVTNKAVSKWETGDGYPEITTIPALAEVLGVSTSELLNGEIKGKGMNDEKEVVKKFNINLKMINKLKEGNNTNRILFVITSAFLIGIFTCMLCDYLINKAFGWSLYPLGALLIIWLIIIPIFKLKKHRIIISFTVFALSVIPYLFLIEYIAGEKRWVMPLALPIAILSIIALYIVLYLFIYTQIRKLYVTAISFIIFGVGINIALGQIIGEFVNHQQNTSTFINVFLSIFIACIIVMFEYKRTRKSSE, from the coding sequence ATGATGGATAGCAAAAAAGTGGGAAGCTTCATATCAGAATTGAGAAAAAAGAAGAATATGACACAACAAGAATTAGGAAATAAATTAAATGTTACAAATAAAGCTGTTTCAAAATGGGAGACCGGTGATGGATATCCGGAAATAACGACTATTCCTGCTTTAGCAGAAGTATTAGGCGTATCCACAAGCGAATTGTTAAATGGTGAAATAAAAGGTAAAGGTATGAATGATGAAAAAGAAGTAGTTAAAAAATTTAATATAAATTTAAAAATGATCAATAAGTTAAAAGAAGGTAATAACACTAATAGGATACTATTCGTCATCACTTCAGCATTTTTAATTGGGATTTTTACATGTATGTTATGTGATTATTTAATAAACAAAGCGTTTGGATGGTCTTTATATCCATTGGGGGCATTATTAATAATATGGTTAATTATAATTCCTATTTTTAAGCTTAAAAAGCACAGAATAATTATTTCATTTACTGTATTTGCACTTTCAGTAATACCCTATTTGTTTTTGATAGAATATATAGCCGGAGAGAAAAGGTGGGTAATGCCACTAGCTTTGCCCATAGCAATATTAAGTATTATAGCCTTATATATTGTTTTATATCTTTTTATTTATACTCAAATTAGAAAATTATATGTTACTGCAATAAGCTTTATAATTTTTGGAGTAGGTATCAATATTGCTCTGGGGCAGATTATAGGTGAGTTTGTTAATCATCAACAGAATACGTCAACTTTTATAAACGTATTTCTATCAATTTTTATAGCTTGTATTATAGTGATGTTTGAATATAAAAGAACAAGAAAAAGTAGTGAATAA
- a CDS encoding nitroreductase family protein translates to MEDFFELVLNRESCRSYKGEPVKKEDLIKCIETARLAPSACNGQPWKFVIVTNDKIIEECVKLTQPFTKNAGAFIIIVEEKPSFQTKIVNKFKEQDYTQVDIGIVTSHICLAATELGMSTCMLGWFNEKKIKELLNISVSKRVRLVISVGYATNQEVKPKKRKDLSQILTFVE, encoded by the coding sequence ATGGAAGATTTTTTTGAGTTAGTTTTAAATCGGGAGAGTTGCAGAAGTTATAAAGGAGAACCAGTTAAAAAAGAAGACTTAATAAAGTGCATAGAAACTGCAAGATTAGCCCCTTCTGCATGTAATGGGCAACCTTGGAAGTTTGTTATAGTGACCAATGATAAAATAATAGAAGAATGCGTTAAATTGACCCAACCTTTTACAAAGAACGCTGGTGCTTTTATTATCATTGTAGAAGAAAAACCATCTTTTCAAACCAAAATCGTCAATAAGTTCAAAGAACAAGACTATACTCAAGTAGATATAGGTATTGTCACGAGTCATATTTGTTTGGCTGCTACGGAACTCGGTATGAGTACTTGTATGTTAGGGTGGTTTAATGAGAAAAAAATAAAAGAGCTTCTAAATATTTCAGTGTCAAAACGCGTTCGATTAGTTATTAGTGTTGGATATGCTACCAATCAAGAAGTTAAGCCTAAAAAGAGAAAAGATCTTAGTCAAATACTTACATTTGTTGAATAA
- a CDS encoding class I SAM-dependent methyltransferase — MKNKELRKYWLLEEQRSFKGWDFSYIKNRTVEEPLPWDYDKIIRQHLKTNHIVLDMGTGGGEYLLTLKHPYTKTYVTEGYPPNVALCNEKLTPLGITVKQVFGDNKLPFKDGMFDIIINRHESFDINEVHRLLKPKGLFVTQQVGGLNNKELSKFLIKGFREIISSGYTLENTQVLIKSKGFSILKAEEYFPRVKFLDVGSLVYLAKIIEWEFPNFSVEKCFEQLCALHSTIEKQGFVESKQHRFIIVSQKIKA; from the coding sequence ATGAAAAATAAGGAATTAAGAAAATATTGGTTGTTGGAAGAGCAAAGAAGTTTTAAAGGTTGGGATTTTTCATATATTAAAAATAGAACAGTAGAAGAACCTTTACCATGGGATTATGATAAGATTATTCGTCAACACTTGAAGACAAATCATATTGTGTTGGATATGGGTACAGGAGGCGGTGAATATCTGCTAACCTTAAAACATCCATATACAAAAACTTATGTTACAGAAGGATATCCTCCAAATGTTGCATTATGCAATGAGAAGCTAACACCCTTAGGAATAACGGTGAAACAAGTTTTTGGTGATAACAAATTGCCTTTTAAAGACGGTATGTTTGATATAATAATCAATAGGCATGAATCTTTTGACATTAATGAAGTGCATAGATTGCTTAAGCCAAAGGGTTTGTTTGTTACTCAACAGGTTGGAGGGTTAAACAATAAAGAATTATCAAAATTTCTAATAAAAGGGTTTAGAGAAATTATTAGTAGTGGTTATACCTTGGAAAATACCCAAGTTTTAATTAAAAGCAAAGGTTTTTCTATATTGAAGGCTGAAGAGTATTTTCCTAGGGTTAAATTTTTAGATGTAGGAAGCCTGGTTTATTTAGCTAAAATTATTGAATGGGAGTTTCCTAACTTCTCTGTTGAAAAATGCTTTGAACAACTATGTGCGCTACATTCTACAATTGAAAAACAAGGTTTTGTAGAAAGTAAACAACATCGATTTATTATTGTTTCACAAAAAATAAAGGCGTAA
- a CDS encoding methyltransferase family protein encodes MNAFWTVIPIILIRYGLLNVVNKEALKRASFFAPLVGKEKIAFWVYQMTTAFMVIYLLVLKIKTGSEWFYIGLIVYGLGLILYAVSIVNYAKPKMNGINLKGLYKVSRNPMYVAFFIYFLGCVFLTGSWVLLGILISFQISVHWIILSEERWCIKEFGEEYINYMNKVRRYI; translated from the coding sequence ATGAATGCTTTTTGGACAGTGATACCAATTATTTTAATTAGGTATGGTCTTTTAAATGTGGTAAACAAAGAAGCACTTAAGCGTGCAAGTTTCTTTGCTCCATTAGTTGGAAAAGAAAAGATAGCATTCTGGGTTTATCAAATGACAACGGCATTTATGGTGATATATTTATTAGTACTTAAGATTAAAACTGGTTCTGAGTGGTTTTACATAGGCTTGATAGTATATGGTTTAGGACTGATTTTATATGCTGTATCGATTGTTAATTATGCTAAGCCTAAAATGAATGGAATAAATTTAAAGGGTTTATATAAAGTATCACGCAACCCTATGTACGTTGCATTTTTTATATATTTCTTAGGGTGTGTATTTTTAACGGGTTCATGGGTATTGCTTGGGATATTGATAAGTTTTCAAATATCAGTACACTGGATTATTCTTTCAGAAGAAAGATGGTGCATTAAGGAATTCGGAGAAGAATATATAAATTATATGAATAAAGTGAGACGTTATATTTGA
- a CDS encoding SH3 domain-containing protein, protein MNRLNKYEVIQSRKSDYPKPIQLRKGDVVQVGRASSQEDGWENWIYCTNNDISGWVPKQILESNENETGLIIEDYTARELEITKGEIIVSEKEMNGWVWGFKENEEDNKGWIPLENIKKMKE, encoded by the coding sequence ATGAATAGACTGAATAAATATGAAGTTATTCAAAGTAGAAAGAGTGACTATCCTAAACCAATTCAACTGAGGAAGGGAGATGTTGTTCAGGTAGGAAGAGCATCTTCACAAGAGGATGGATGGGAAAATTGGATATATTGTACAAATAATGATATTAGCGGTTGGGTTCCAAAACAAATATTAGAAAGTAATGAGAATGAGACAGGCTTAATCATTGAAGATTATACTGCTCGTGAATTAGAAATCACCAAAGGCGAGATAATTGTATCAGAAAAGGAAATGAATGGATGGGTTTGGGGTTTTAAGGAAAATGAAGAAGATAATAAAGGATGGATTCCTTTGGAGAATATCAAAAAAATGAAAGAATAA